A genomic segment from Pistricoccus aurantiacus encodes:
- the thiS gene encoding sulfur carrier protein ThiS, translating into MQIQLNGDVHRLEGEPTLSQLVASLGLAERRIAIEVNEEIVPRSRHDETRLENGDRVEIVHAIGGG; encoded by the coding sequence ATGCAGATTCAACTCAACGGTGATGTCCATCGGCTGGAAGGTGAACCCACCCTCAGTCAATTGGTGGCTAGTCTCGGGCTCGCCGAACGGCGTATCGCCATCGAAGTCAACGAGGAAATCGTTCCGCGCAGTCGCCACGACGAGACCCGCCTGGAAAACGGCGATCGCGTGGAAATCGTCCATGCCATCGGCGGCGGCTAA
- a CDS encoding thiazole synthase, with protein sequence MTDKTATLKPGPDQPWRVGSRQFTSRLLVGTGRYKDYDEAASAIAESGTEIVTFAVRRTNLGQDPNEISLLDVIPPSRYTLLPNTAGCYTAKDAVRTCKLARELLDGHNLVKLEVLAEDKTLYPNVVETLKSAEALIKDGFEVMVYTSDDPLIAKELERLGCSAIMPLGSLIGSGNGLMNPYNLRLIVEHAEVPVLVDAGIGTASDAAMAMELGCDAVLMNSAIAHAQQPVLMARAMRKAVEAGRDAFLAKRMPRRSDADPSSPFAGRINA encoded by the coding sequence ATGACCGACAAAACAGCTACCCTGAAACCGGGCCCGGACCAGCCCTGGCGAGTCGGCAGCCGCCAGTTCACCTCCCGGCTGCTGGTGGGCACCGGTCGTTACAAGGATTACGACGAAGCGGCGAGCGCCATCGCCGAAAGCGGCACCGAGATCGTCACCTTCGCGGTGCGCCGCACCAATCTGGGCCAGGACCCCAACGAGATCAGTCTGCTCGACGTGATTCCCCCCAGCCGCTACACCCTGCTACCCAACACCGCCGGCTGCTACACCGCAAAAGACGCAGTACGCACCTGCAAGCTGGCCCGGGAGCTGCTCGACGGCCACAACCTGGTCAAGCTCGAGGTGCTGGCGGAGGACAAGACCCTGTATCCCAACGTGGTGGAAACCCTGAAGTCCGCGGAGGCGCTGATCAAGGACGGCTTCGAGGTCATGGTGTACACCAGCGACGACCCCTTGATCGCCAAGGAACTCGAGCGTCTGGGCTGCAGCGCGATCATGCCGCTCGGTTCGCTGATCGGCTCCGGCAACGGCCTGATGAATCCCTACAACCTGCGGCTGATCGTCGAGCATGCGGAAGTGCCGGTGCTGGTGGACGCGGGCATCGGTACCGCCTCGGACGCGGCGATGGCCATGGAGCTTGGCTGTGACGCGGTATTGATGAATTCCGCCATCGCCCATGCCCAACAGCCAGTGCTGATGGCTCGGGCCATGCGCAAGGCCGTCGAAGCGGGGCGCGACGCCTTTCTGGCCAAGCGCATGCCGCGACGCAGCGATGCGGACCCCTCCTCACCGTTCGCGGGACGCATCAATGCATGA
- the trmB gene encoding tRNA (guanosine(46)-N7)-methyltransferase TrmB: protein MHEAGSDSVKQEDAKQGDNRPRGIKSYVLRAGRMTAAQTRGLKEVWPRLGLTLEAGRQEPERLFGRRAPLVVEIGFGMGASLIEQARTHPESDFIGIEVHPPGVGKLLDEADKQGLTNLRVYREDALKVLAECLPESSIDTLQLFFPDPWPKKKHHKRRILQPAFVELVRTRLKPGGTLHMATDWQAYAEHMVEVMGAAPGYRNVAPAKTAPYVSRPDFRPLTKFELRGERLGHGVWDLIFAREA, encoded by the coding sequence ATGCATGAAGCTGGTTCCGATAGCGTTAAGCAAGAAGACGCGAAGCAAGGTGATAACAGGCCGCGTGGCATCAAGAGCTACGTGCTGCGCGCCGGGCGCATGACTGCCGCCCAGACCCGCGGCCTGAAGGAAGTCTGGCCGAGGCTGGGGCTGACGTTGGAAGCGGGACGGCAGGAGCCGGAAAGGCTGTTTGGCCGCCGGGCGCCCTTGGTGGTGGAAATCGGCTTCGGCATGGGCGCCTCGCTGATCGAGCAAGCGAGGACGCATCCCGAGTCGGATTTCATCGGCATCGAGGTGCATCCGCCGGGGGTGGGCAAGCTGCTTGATGAAGCAGACAAGCAGGGCCTGACGAACTTGCGGGTCTATCGGGAGGACGCGCTCAAGGTGCTCGCGGAATGTCTGCCGGAATCCAGCATCGATACCCTGCAGCTGTTCTTTCCCGACCCTTGGCCGAAGAAGAAGCATCACAAGCGGCGCATCCTGCAGCCGGCCTTCGTCGAACTGGTGCGTACCCGACTAAAGCCCGGCGGCACGCTGCACATGGCCACGGACTGGCAGGCCTACGCGGAACACATGGTAGAAGTCATGGGCGCGGCGCCGGGCTATCGCAACGTCGCCCCGGCGAAGACCGCGCCTTATGTTTCGCGGCCGGATTTTCGGCCCTTGACCAAGTTCGAGCTGCGCGGCGAGCGCCTGGGCCACGGCGTCTGGGACCTGATCTTCGCCCGAGAGGCGTAG
- a CDS encoding DMT family transporter → MFRLDPHHLRVALPTLPIGKKTLGSVAIASGFVLCWSSGFVGSRLAVGIETSPLGLYTWRFGLATLLIALWWGLRLLVGRGGRLRRSDILMEAASGSLTMGIYLLAMLLAVEQSVSAGVASLIGALQPLMAATLAAFWLREYSSRTQWIGMSIATLGAGLCVLDDMQGMGGGSPWAYGLPLIGVVAVTLGSMLSAKRPTQLALEGRLTIQLAAATLVFLAASWGLGEGLPAMPALTLNNLSVMAFLIVLASFGGYGFFVTSLKRLGVTATSTLIYLTPALTLVWTAVMFGELPGGLGFLGMGIASVGVIQALAGKKSRLGRPHANNESQAGEGRPVEESVAPASRPPQNANVYASRAKIRSQTPWPRRSPRSSNLVKGRKSGRET, encoded by the coding sequence GTGTTCCGGCTCGATCCACATCACTTGCGCGTCGCCTTGCCGACGCTGCCTATCGGAAAGAAGACCCTGGGTAGCGTCGCCATTGCCAGCGGGTTCGTGCTGTGCTGGAGCAGCGGGTTCGTGGGTAGCCGCCTGGCGGTAGGTATCGAGACCTCGCCGCTCGGGCTCTACACCTGGCGCTTCGGCCTGGCGACGCTCTTGATCGCCCTTTGGTGGGGGCTACGCCTGCTGGTGGGACGTGGCGGCCGTCTGCGCCGCAGCGATATCCTCATGGAAGCCGCCAGCGGCAGCCTGACCATGGGCATTTATCTGCTGGCCATGCTGCTGGCGGTGGAACAGAGCGTCAGCGCCGGGGTGGCGTCATTGATCGGCGCCTTGCAGCCGCTGATGGCGGCAACCCTGGCTGCCTTCTGGTTACGAGAATACTCCTCCCGCACCCAGTGGATCGGCATGTCGATTGCCACCCTGGGAGCGGGGCTATGCGTGCTGGACGACATGCAAGGCATGGGCGGAGGCAGCCCCTGGGCCTACGGCTTGCCGTTGATTGGTGTCGTCGCGGTGACCCTGGGCAGCATGCTGAGCGCCAAGCGTCCGACTCAGCTGGCGCTGGAAGGTCGTCTGACCATACAGCTGGCGGCGGCGACCCTGGTCTTCCTGGCTGCCTCCTGGGGCCTGGGCGAAGGCTTGCCCGCCATGCCTGCCCTCACCCTGAACAACCTGAGCGTAATGGCCTTTCTGATCGTCCTGGCTAGCTTCGGCGGCTACGGCTTCTTCGTCACTAGCCTCAAGCGCCTCGGTGTGACAGCCACCTCGACGCTGATCTATCTGACCCCGGCGTTAACCCTTGTCTGGACCGCGGTCATGTTCGGCGAGCTGCCCGGCGGACTGGGCTTTCTGGGCATGGGAATCGCCAGCGTCGGTGTGATCCAGGCGCTGGCAGGGAAAAAGTCACGCCTGGGCCGACCCCACGCCAACAACGAGAGTCAGGCCGGAGAGGGTCGGCCGGTGGAGGAAAGCGTGGCGCCGGCATCGCGGCCGCCGCAAAACGCCAATGTCTACGCCTCTCGGGCGAAGATCAGGTCCCAGACGCCGTGGCCCAGGCGCTCGCCGCGCAGCTCGAACTTGGTCAAGGGCCGAAAATCCGGCCGCGAAACATAA
- a CDS encoding LysR family transcriptional regulator translates to MAEVSSAALDLELLRTFISVVQQGTLGAAAVQRNRTLSAISMQIKRLEEVLDTRLLIRGARGVVPTPAGEGLLREARELLRQHDNLLARFTGRGLSGKVRFGLPEDYASELVGQILPEFLASHPDVLIEAVTATSGELAEQLKRGELALAVALDQPHDLKGGEPLWKTAPVWAGARELRLDESQPLALALHPPNCPYRAIGVAALEAVGRPWYPVFTCTSINALETAIAAGLAIGVLDRQRLTPAMRELGETEGLPPLQPCEAQLHFGKRIPRGSRPAVDALAALVRERLLQRGPWRAPERSGWIVPGENSGTHHRYKNATAGEGKS, encoded by the coding sequence ATGGCTGAAGTCTCTTCCGCGGCGCTGGATCTCGAGCTATTGCGCACCTTTATCAGCGTGGTGCAGCAGGGCACCCTGGGCGCCGCCGCCGTCCAGCGCAATCGCACCCTGAGCGCGATCAGCATGCAGATCAAGCGCCTGGAGGAAGTTCTCGACACTCGCCTGCTGATTCGCGGCGCTCGGGGCGTGGTGCCGACGCCGGCGGGAGAAGGGTTGTTACGGGAGGCGCGGGAGCTGCTGCGCCAGCACGACAACCTGCTGGCGCGCTTCACCGGGCGCGGTCTCAGCGGCAAGGTACGCTTCGGCTTGCCGGAGGACTATGCCAGCGAGCTGGTGGGACAGATTCTGCCGGAGTTCCTGGCGAGCCATCCGGACGTGCTGATCGAGGCAGTGACCGCCACCAGCGGCGAGTTGGCGGAGCAACTGAAACGCGGCGAACTGGCCCTGGCGGTGGCCCTCGATCAGCCGCATGACCTCAAGGGCGGCGAGCCGCTGTGGAAGACCGCGCCGGTATGGGCCGGGGCCCGGGAGCTGCGCCTGGACGAGTCCCAGCCGTTGGCCCTGGCCTTGCATCCACCCAACTGTCCTTATCGCGCCATTGGCGTGGCTGCCCTGGAGGCAGTGGGGCGGCCTTGGTATCCGGTGTTTACCTGCACCAGCATCAATGCCCTGGAAACCGCCATCGCGGCGGGTCTGGCGATAGGCGTACTGGATCGCCAACGCTTGACCCCGGCGATGCGCGAGCTGGGGGAGACCGAAGGATTGCCACCACTGCAGCCCTGCGAGGCGCAGCTGCATTTCGGCAAACGTATTCCCCGAGGATCCCGGCCGGCGGTGGACGCTCTGGCCGCCCTGGTGCGGGAGCGTTTGCTGCAGCGCGGCCCCTGGCGAGCGCCGGAGCGCAGCGGCTGGATCGTCCCCGGGGAAAACAGCGGTACGCATCATCGTTACAAAAACGCTACCGCAGGAGAAGGCAAGAGTTGA
- a CDS encoding SCO family protein yields the protein MRKGHYIALGLVAVLLLAVSLGLWQFQQRTDPGAEEPPGGEIALPSTQGEFVLSALDEDQLAVLYFGYTYCPDICPLSLSVMRQAMSRLGPERAERIVPVLISVDPARDSLARLEQYVGFFGDDFLGVRGSEEQLNDVAKRYGVVWRKVSSGPADDDYTVDHTSSLFVVDREGEIRQRVLYSPTPQALTAALEMELAEQEGAGNDG from the coding sequence ATGAGAAAAGGACACTATATTGCCTTAGGGCTCGTGGCGGTGCTGCTGCTGGCGGTGAGCCTGGGGCTCTGGCAGTTTCAGCAACGCACCGATCCCGGCGCCGAGGAGCCGCCCGGGGGCGAGATCGCCTTGCCCTCGACCCAGGGCGAGTTCGTGCTGTCGGCGCTCGATGAAGATCAGCTCGCGGTGCTTTATTTCGGCTATACCTATTGCCCGGATATCTGCCCTCTGAGCCTCTCGGTGATGCGCCAGGCGATGTCACGGCTCGGCCCGGAGCGAGCGGAGCGCATCGTGCCGGTATTGATCAGCGTGGATCCGGCGCGCGATAGTCTGGCGCGGCTCGAACAGTACGTGGGGTTCTTCGGCGATGATTTCCTGGGCGTCCGAGGGAGCGAGGAGCAATTGAATGACGTCGCGAAACGCTACGGCGTGGTGTGGCGCAAGGTGTCGTCGGGGCCTGCCGATGACGACTACACCGTCGATCACACCTCATCGCTGTTCGTGGTCGATCGGGAAGGCGAGATTCGCCAGCGAGTTCTCTATTCGCCGACGCCCCAGGCACTGACCGCGGCGCTTGAAATGGAGCTCGCTGAACAAGAAGGGGCTGGCAATGATGGCTGA
- a CDS encoding extracellular catalytic domain type 2 short-chain-length polyhydroxyalkanoate depolymerase, protein MHRNFALAILSAGLGLCASALAEEEPPSLESLHIDPDRISVMGVSSGGYMATQLAVAYPEVFSGLGVFAAGPWGCSQGELSRALRQCMAIGRGLPSLAELDARLEDYRRRDLLGEANALAKQRVYLWQGEDDEVVQPQLGAALARQYSRWLTDSDSQLKLELAEGANHGWPVARERIDDPALLVNCRAKGAPYLLDCGSDGAGRALGWLYGDLAAPSEERQGNLREFDQEPFDDGLAERGYLYVPESCAQGKECGLVMALHGCRMSSEQIGEQFVRNSGLDAWADTNRLVVIYPQATPSLPNPLGCWDWWGYEESMWQPSPLHDSRDGEQLGALMRMIRQLAGLSGNVSADNVSADHASDAEGSAQ, encoded by the coding sequence ATGCATCGTAATTTCGCACTCGCGATCCTGAGCGCAGGGCTGGGGCTTTGTGCCTCCGCCCTCGCCGAGGAAGAGCCCCCTTCTCTTGAAAGCCTCCACATCGACCCGGATCGCATCAGCGTGATGGGAGTTTCCTCCGGGGGCTATATGGCGACCCAGCTGGCGGTGGCCTATCCCGAGGTGTTCAGTGGCCTGGGCGTCTTTGCCGCCGGCCCCTGGGGCTGTTCCCAAGGCGAGCTTAGCCGGGCGCTGCGTCAGTGCATGGCCATCGGTCGAGGCCTGCCGTCTCTCGCCGAGCTCGATGCTCGCCTGGAGGACTATCGGCGTCGCGACCTGCTCGGCGAGGCGAATGCGCTGGCGAAGCAGCGAGTCTATCTATGGCAGGGCGAGGACGACGAGGTCGTGCAGCCGCAGCTGGGCGCGGCGCTGGCTCGCCAGTATTCGCGCTGGCTGACGGACAGCGACAGCCAGCTCAAGCTCGAACTGGCGGAAGGCGCCAATCATGGCTGGCCGGTGGCGAGGGAGCGCATCGACGACCCCGCCCTGCTGGTGAACTGCCGGGCCAAAGGAGCTCCTTACCTGCTGGACTGCGGTAGCGACGGCGCGGGCCGGGCACTTGGCTGGCTGTATGGCGATCTGGCTGCGCCCAGCGAGGAGCGCCAGGGCAACCTACGGGAATTCGATCAGGAGCCCTTCGATGACGGCCTGGCAGAGCGCGGCTATCTATACGTCCCGGAAAGCTGCGCGCAGGGAAAGGAATGTGGTCTGGTCATGGCACTGCACGGCTGTCGCATGAGCAGCGAACAGATCGGCGAGCAGTTCGTCAGAAACAGCGGCCTCGATGCCTGGGCGGACACCAACCGCCTGGTGGTGATTTATCCTCAGGCCACTCCCAGCTTGCCGAACCCCCTGGGCTGCTGGGACTGGTGGGGCTATGAGGAAAGCATGTGGCAGCCAAGCCCGTTGCATGACAGCCGCGACGGCGAACAGCTTGGCGCCCTGATGAGGATGATTCGTCAGCTTGCCGGTCTATCCGGCAACGTTTCTGCCGACAATGTTTCTGCCGACCATGCCTCTGACGCCGAGGGTTCGGCGCAGTAA
- a CDS encoding FKBP-type peptidyl-prolyl cis-trans isomerase, whose product MKRLVCVAVLGTFLSAAPWVLAAPESDQEKLGYSLGVTLGQSLKQDVADLNLDSFTQAIKDVYAGDDLAMSEEEMAATLQQFQQQAMEEQRAKSEEEAAANLAAGEKFLAENADKEDVKVTDSGLQYKVLEEGEGESPNEDSTVEVHYEGKLLDDTVFDSSYQRGEPVSFRVGQVIEGWQEALKMMKPGATWMIYIPAELGYGAQGQGPIGPNETLIFKVELLDVDADDAS is encoded by the coding sequence ATGAAGAGACTGGTATGTGTCGCCGTTCTCGGTACGTTTCTAAGCGCCGCCCCCTGGGTGCTGGCTGCCCCGGAAAGCGATCAGGAAAAGCTCGGCTACAGCCTGGGGGTTACCCTTGGGCAAAGCCTGAAGCAGGACGTAGCGGACTTGAACCTCGATTCCTTCACTCAAGCCATCAAGGATGTCTATGCCGGTGACGACCTGGCCATGAGCGAAGAAGAGATGGCCGCGACTTTGCAGCAATTCCAGCAGCAGGCCATGGAAGAGCAGCGCGCCAAGTCGGAGGAAGAGGCTGCCGCCAACCTTGCCGCCGGCGAGAAGTTTTTGGCGGAAAACGCCGACAAGGAGGACGTCAAGGTCACGGATTCCGGGCTGCAATACAAGGTGCTGGAAGAAGGCGAAGGCGAGTCACCGAACGAGGACTCCACCGTCGAGGTGCACTACGAAGGCAAGCTGCTCGACGACACCGTCTTCGACAGTTCCTACCAGCGCGGCGAACCGGTGAGCTTCCGAGTCGGTCAGGTCATCGAAGGCTGGCAGGAAGCGCTCAAGATGATGAAACCGGGCGCCACCTGGATGATCTACATTCCGGCGGAACTGGGTTATGGCGCTCAGGGTCAAGGTCCCATCGGGCCCAACGAAACGTTGATCTTCAAGGTTGAACTGCTGGACGTCGATGCGGACGATGCATCGTAA